The stretch of DNA CAATATACACAGATTCCTTAACACAAATCACAAAACCTATATAccaattttaagaaaaatagatACTCATCACTCTCTTATTACTTTGGAGACCGCAAAATATACGCAGCAACATCGCAACTACATTGACAGTGTAACCGCGACTGTAATTTAAAGACATTGAACTAAGACATCCAAGTCAAACTTGTTATGCATAATCATTTACATCGTAAACAtcctatgaagcacgaacaccgGACACTGACACATCAACACCGATAATAActtgagaaaataacataattcagtgtaatcataagtgtcggtgtcttGTTCGTGTCCGACACcagacacgcctaatctgaggagtgtcagTACTTCGTAAAACATCTACTGAACCAACAAGTCTTATGAATTGACCAATTCAACATACTAATAGTATCATGTAAACACAAGAAACATACACACCATtgttttattgtattttatCTTTCCCTAATCACATTAACAGAATCTTCATTTTGTTTATCAAGTGTCATCTCAGACATCAACAAAAACATACTCAACACAACAAGTCCATAAGGCATACACAGTAAAAGAGTCAAAGCAAGAACAACAAGGGACCACTTAAAAAAGACCCTTTTCAATTTTCTCAACCATCAAACAAGCTGAGCTGGCATTTGTTGATTTGGGTATGCCTTTCTCTTAGATGCTTCTTTTGCATCCAAAATCTGAGAAATtagtaaaaagagagaatctttGCTAACATCGTGGAAAAAGAAATAGAATCCTTAAAAGGGTATCTTTGCATTCCAACCAAGATTCCAAGAATcaaaaagggtttttttttttttgctaacaTCATTAAAAAGGAAGCTGAATCCTTAAAAGGGTATCTTAGCATTACATCCAAGAATCAAAACTAAACTAGATCAAAccctatgaagcacagacacatACAGAGACACCGGACTATCACATCTAATAATTTAAGAATACATGACACTGACACATATCGAACACCAAACATAACCTAATCCAAAGAGTGTCTGAGTTTCATAGaacaaaccaaacaaacaacTTCAAAGTTCAATGATATTATATTCTTTAAGATTCTTGCTTTTTAGTACTTGTTTCTAATGttatatattgatattgatattaaTAATAacgaaaaaaacaaaagaaaaagaaattaccAGAAAACAAAGAAGCACGTGAAGGAGTTGAGATGAGGAGATACAAGAAAAAGATGAAAGAATGAAACAAAGTGAAAGTGGAAATCATAGTGTATGTGTGTGTGGCTATGGTGAGTTATTAGATGGATGATAGATAAAtggagaaagagagagagagagagagcgagAAAAAAGGAAGCAAAATCGAAACTGAAGAgtgttctctctctcttctctctctcaaatCTCAAAGGAACCGAACAGAAGAATAAGGTTATAATATGAAAGAGGTGGCGGCTGTTTTTCAACAAGACTCGTGACATGCACGAGGAAGAAATTGGGGACCCTATAAAGTGAGTGGTTCTGTGTTAATTGCTTTTCTCTTTGTGACTCTGCATGGAATTGACCTCTCCAACATATCAAATTTCAAAGAAAATGCTAACAGGTGCCAATCGGTGTCTTCGGGTATCGGTTAAGGTAACTAAAGATAGTATTATTATCTTGAAATCTGTGAAGTCAacattttaaaagtttaaatttttgttttttcaatgcaatttttttttttttttttttagttccttaactagtacCTCGAAACATGACCCATTTCAATTCTTTAGTCCAATGataaaacaacaaatttcaaGCTTATTTACCACCGAATGAATATAATGAAATCTCAATGAGATGTGtataccaaaaaaagaagaagaatataaTGAGATGTGATTGGAGAAAGTTCAAAGGATCCGTAAGATAGAGAAAGAAGTAACtaaccttataaaaaaaaaaggaaaaaaataatataacagataaataaagaagtaattaaaataacataattgTTCATTCATAGAGCGTGGTGGCGATTTGGTGGTCGAGAGtggatgtatttttttttttgaagaacttaaaataaaatatatattaactaaaaatagtcaCATCAGTACAAGGTGTGCCTAGATGAGCTACCAGAGTTTACAAAGagacagaaaagaaaaatataaagatcaaaatcatacaaggcTCAAACCTAACAAaagactagaccaccagctatggtagttacGAGTGTGGATGTATTACGAGTGGAAATGAGAAGGTCAGAGTTAGATTTCCATCTTCggcaaaaattaataatattgattACTAACTTTAACATTGACTCATTTTACActttaatttcataatttttgccTCTTTCTAATAGTTTGTTAATTTTCGAACTCAAATATTTTACTTTGCTTGTCTGGTTTTAGAGATGTAACATagatatttcattttttttattttttatttttatgtttttagtgAATTCATTAGAtctatttgttgtttttgttaaaatggggatgtttttaatttttacacttctaaattaattttgaaaagttTCTAATTAATAAATCTTTAGATAAAATGTTCACCGGTTTACTTGTAAAGTTGTTTGTCCAATATAAAATAAGTTAGGTGAGATGTTCTACTTTACACCTCTTATAAGTAGAGCTGGGTATACGGATCAAGGTCCGCGGGCcaacccgtttaacccgcagcccgcGCGGTCTTAAGACCATTTTTTTTGGCCTGTTTAtatttttgcccgtgtgggttggaccgttaaaactgcgggttatgcgggttaaatccgtgggttcgcgggttagcccgtggcccgcattctttttttatatatataattaattacaaaatttaccatttataaataatttggtccATATCCAAATCCAAcacttttaacaaaaaaaaaagaaagtctaaacctaattataaaaagcaacaacacactcTTATTTTTACTCACGTGGACAACAACAACGGATCCAATTCAAGTGTTACAATGGAGGCATCAAGCAGGAGTGACTATTTTCCTTCAGTTTTCAATTAGTTAATTATATACATtactgttttgtttttgaatcgGTTGGTGGTATTAGATTTTTGGTTgtacttttaatatttgtttggactattaaatttcttttttatattttgaacaagTTAAAGTTCTTATTCAATATAATCTGGGTTTATTTTATGGATTTGAAGTATGTGTGGAGAAATAATTACGATAAAAAtgagttgaatttgattttagttgcattattTTCAAAGAGAAtatagataaactcaatgatatatcacaaactttatttatttttatttgttagttcaagttataacataaaattattaataatatagttttttttagcttttattatatcaatattttactaattttgtttatttttttgaaaaaagtttttttttttgtaatagtccgcgggttaaccgtttaacccgcgggcttaCGCGGACCGAACTCggacttaattttaaaactcgtttatatttgatgacgggcttgttcgccccgtttaatatgcgggcttatgcggggcgggttaaacggggcgggctagcccgcatacccagctctactTATAAGCCCGTCCCATCTTTTTCTATATGGTTTAATAATATAACGATGCGGATTGACTCATtttatcttcaaaaaaatagataaattttaatCAAGATATTAAACTCAAATGATTATAAAGTTTTACCAAATAACACATAATCGAAAACAACTTGTATAAGTTGTATTCAATTtctagattaaaaaaataaaattgactgTGATTGAAttttagggtgcgtttgattcgtaaaacagcaagaactggacagaacagtacaggacagaacaagataatacaggacaggacaaacCTGTACCGAAAAGATATaagacgataatatttttatattcaaaaataaaatgggtattttcgtattttttatatttgtactgtggacaaaaagttgtaccgtggtttagtgagggacaaaaaatcttgtttttgtcctgtcccttgctatctaatttgtccagtcccataacaaatttcaaatcaaacagagtacaacaaaagttgtcctgtccagccccctattttttagcaaatcaaacgcacccttaaattagaaaatagaaaaatcttGTTTTCTTCTGAATCAAAgacttaacaaaataaaataaaataattgagagATTCTTAAGagaattaattttcaaaatattttatccATATTTGACTTGTTATGGTGACGCGTAGTCCACGACACAATCAAAAGGAATCGCTCTGTTGTCGTTTTCTGAAGATACCATAGAATCGAATCGAATCTAAAGCAGACAAAACCGTGTTAAATTAAAAATGCTCCTCTTTTATTTATTGATGATTGATGCTTTGCACTTTCAATCCACATGCATGAACATCTAACATGGAAGTACGGCATCATTTGTCCAATTTATGGGACTTTGTTATCAACAGTCCATTCCCTACTATATTGTAATTAAAATTGAGATTCATATTATATCAAATTATAACATTCTCCCTCAGgtcctatatatataaagaatactttggaatttttttgtcatttttataagaaacactctttaaatttattttttaattaaatagacAATCGCTTATATAcctttattaaattgtataaaattcaatttatttcaatgttatgcattatttacacaaacaaatttcaaggttagttttgaaataacacataacattttagaatttttaataaaaagaaaaagtctccttaatatgtgtgtttttctcagtgtgttccttatatatatgACCGAAGGGAGTACTTGTTGAAACAACAATCATGTTTGTCAGAGTATAAGCGATATTTGAATTATCAATACCAGCGGACGAGGCAGGCGCGGCCAGGCAAGCACGCCtgtctgtgtctaacttatgtaaaaaaatataatatgccTTATGTTATAATgtgtttgttaataaaagatttttgctactaaaaaaatatgtgtcttatgttatggtgagtttcttaataaaagatttttgttgctactaaaaaaaaatcaagggtattgttggtattattgttaagtgttattttaaatgatagcgaagggcaaaatggaccaaagaAAAAGCCAGCCCAAACTCCATCACCcactttatatattgttatagatattaGTATTAGATCAGGTCTTCCTTTGTCTGATCAGACGCTCTAGATTTGAGGTTTTCAATTGGACAAACCTCGAACAAGGTTATTAGAGTGACAGTAAAGGGGACTTGaccaatttatttataacatcACAACGCTAGTACCACCCATTATTTTGTTTATACACAGATCATAATTAGTGTCAAAGTCCATTATTATTGATCACATTCGCCGGGCCTAAGCATTATCAAATAGATCACAGTTACAACTTCAACCcgtttatcataaaacaaaaacttggaattttttttttctacccttACATTTAACCCTTTACCCTTacgtattttaaaatattctcattttatccttattttactatacaattttttatcattttttattttataattttttgaatttcccGATAAATATTGTACACCCTTTCAAACACACTATTGTACTCCTCAACTCACAGTAGGGGTATTAATCTCAAATACAAACACCAACTTCTATATTATAATGTCTTTACGTACCGAACTATATTTGCATTATAGTAGCATCTaagtatataaattttatatttaataacataaaaaatttaatatttaaaaaattaaatatacaagtctttttaaaaaaaactttgtctTCTTAACCTGTGTTTAAATTTAGGCACATTTTAGtgtttttcatatattaaataacaactttttttttaggattaaatatatttttaatccctataatcaaaatcataaacttttaagtttaattcttcaaatttatCACACGTAGTCCGTTTACGATTTATAAGGACAATTTTgagaaactaaaaatatttattttttgtaaaacaattaaaatagaaattaatattataGAGAATTAAAATTACTATTAAGATTTAATTTGTGAACCAACttaaaatatttaacttttttgtgCACTAAACTCGAATATAATTTGTGAACTAACTTAAaatatttaccttttttttttttatatatataccgACATTGTAATTTGTCCGCACAtagaaaagacaaaaataagaTCAATATATGATAAGGTTTTTCCTTTTGATATTGGTACACTAAGCATCTAACAAAGATCCCAATTTTTTTGCCATAAACAATTCAAGATAATATaactattaattaaatataagaaactTTTGgtcacaaaattaaaaaaagaaaaaacaaagcaGAGAATCTAAAATGGCCCTACTTGAATGAACATGCTTAAAATGACCCTACTAAAATGACCTTACTTTTGAAACCACTATAAAGCTATAATCAGGATTTTGTTTGCAATTGATACATTTAGTCTGATCTGAATCTAACGATCATCAAAGCCTTTGATTACAAAGTCACCagatttggtctagtgatgaaagatttgggtagtatgttcaGGGCCGTCTCCGAGTATCTAGAGGTCCCGaacaaatgataaaaatggaccccttataaaaatatagtttttttttttaaaaaaaatagagtgatTGTATttgtagtaaaaaaaacaatttttaaaatagtttgtccgtaaaaaaaaacagtttatgTGATGTATTGTATGAATTGATAagtatattattaaaatgacacaaggaatttttttttttgacgtataCACAATTCAAtagttgtttaaaatttaaatggtCATACCTTGGGAGTGAAGCAAAAATTTGAGTAAAGCGGCACAGGAGGACCTTTCCGGTATTATGGGAGTGAAGCATGTTATGGGCACGGGCACATACCTTGGGCTACCATCGATGGTGGGGAGGAGTAAAAAAGCTACATTTGGTTATATTAAAGatagaatttggaagaaaatcaaCTCATGGCGGGGGAGAGCACTATCAAAAGCGGGTAAGGATGTTATGATAAAATCAGTTTTACAGTCTATCCCATCTTATATCATGAGTGTGTACTTACTTCCGGATTCtattattattgatattgaGAGAATGCTTAACTCCTTTTGGTGGGGTGGTGGTACTAATAATAAAGGGATCCGATGGCTCGCCTGGGATAGATTGGCTAGGCCAAAATCTGAAGGAGGTTTGGGTTTCCGTAATTTTCAAGCTTTCAATATGTCAATGGTTGCAAAACAGGCTTGGAACTTTGTGGCGAAGCCGCATACATTGGTGGCTAGAATTTACAAAGCTAGGTACTTTCCTCGCTCCTCTTTATTTGATGCAAAAATTGGTGATAATCCTAGCTTTGTTTGGAGAAGTATTTGGAAGTCTCGTGATGTTCTTGTGAATGGATGTAGGTGGAAGATAGGAGATGGGAGTAAGATTAAAATTATGTCTGAACCGTGGTTACGTGGGGAGGACACTTTATGGATGCAATCTCCTCAAACTCAGAGTATGTACGAATTATATGTTAATAACTTATTATTACCGAATGTGAAAAGGTGGGATATTCATAAAATTCGCTCTCTTTTTTCAGAAGCGGTGgcagaaaatataattaaaacaccTTTATTTGAGGAAGTGAAAGAGGATCAGGTAGTGTGGCAATATGAGAACCATGGAGTCTACACAGTAAAATCCGGATACAGACACTACATCAAGAATAAGTCGGTGAATAATAATTACACTTTGGAAGGCGATTGGGGAGCTCTTTGGCGAAGCAGGGCACCCCCAAAGACAAAACacttactttggagagtgtgtcGTGATTGTCTGCCAACTCGACTCCGGTTACGGGAAAGGTATGTGCCATGTCCAAGTGAATGTGCATTGTGCGTAAATAATACGGAGGATGATTGGCACGTGTTTTTTGGATGTAGTGAGAGTAGACAAGTGTGGAATGAAGCTGGATTGGGTGGGGTTATCGATCCTAGAATACGTCAATATGATAATGTGAAAGCTGTCTTTTTTGATATTTGCAGAAACGAGACAGATGATATTGCAGGCATTGTTGCTACAATTGCTTGGAGCATATGGCATAACCGAAACAATTGGGTGTGGAACGGCGTCAAAGACACGGCGAAGGGTGTTGCGACAACTGCTGCTCATTTAATTGGAGAATGGCGTGCTGTTCATGTGATACAGCAGCAACATAGCGCGACTGCCGCTGTTTTAACACAGTCCCGCATATCTGACACAGGTGCAGCAAGCTCTCCTCCTATCATTGCTGCAGATCCTTTGCGTTGGCAGCGTCCTCGCGATGGGTGGTGGAAGTGTAATGTCGATGCAAGTTTTTCACAAGCCTCCGGTCAAACGGGATGGGGTTGGTGTATCCGCAATTCACAAGGTGTGTTTGTTGCAGCAGGTACAAATATGAGTATGCATAAACTTGCTATAGTTGAAGGTGAAGCCATGGCTATCTTGGAGGCTATGCGTCAGGCCACTTCAAGAGGTTGGTCCAACATTGTGTTCGAAAGCGACTCCAAAGTTGTGGTTGATGCAATACAAGCCAATCATCATGGTATTGCAGAGTTGAGttctattattttatctattaaGCTATTGTTACAATGTAATTCGAACTTTGAGATCAAGTTCACTAAGCGACAAGCGAACATGGCGGCTCACactttagctagggcggccattTCATGGTCTAGTCGCATGTTCTTTCACTATGTTCCTCGTTGTATTGAAccttttattattaatgaaatgagttgattgtgtttgcttcaaaaaaaaaaaaaaatttaaatggtcatttatttattttttaaacataaatgGTCATTTATTGaaacaatatttaaaattattggTTCAATTCCACATTTTCTCTGATCtcttaaaatgaaaaaaaggaaacaatttgTCACTGGCTGGAATCGAACACATACCTCAACAGCCTATAATGAATTTGGAACGAAACACCAACCACTGCACCAAATCACATTTCTTGTTTAATTTTCTCCATAACAAATATTTGTCCTAAAATCTAATGCTGggcttggaaaaaaaaattgaggccccAAAAATGTTGAGGCCCTGAGCTGGGGGCCTGGTTGCCCTGACCCAAAACCGGGCCTGAGTATGTTATAGGTTTGGGTCGATCCACAGTCCagtgtaaataaaaaaagaaacctTTGATTGCATGGATGCATGAATTATGCAtatatagttattaaatatgtttggatctcaacccctccgtcccaaaatgtaaacaaaaatgagtcaaagtAACTTGATGTAGTATTTggataaaaaaatctttatgtACACATTAATACTTGCGATACAAAAAGTATTAAGCGTGAATTTGAATTGACTGTCAATGAATCGTTACGAGAAATACAGAAAAGAGACAATTTGGTACATGCCAAAAGATGAAAGAAATGAAGATCCATTTCAtttgagagaaataaactcgATAGCATGATACATAGgagaaatcttaatttttttaatggtttgATAAAAGATCGTGAATGAGTACATGAGAAGCTCTATATATACTAAACCAACTTAATATTAACTTATATTAGTAGAATACATCAAAACAATATTTGAAAAAGAACGagataaatattaaattctTCAGTATCTGAGCTTACCTTAGTTGATAGctatattacattatatatgtagggtaGGAATTTGAACTCCGGATAATATTctgtacttattttttttaaaggtgaaattttagtcactaaattatttgataaaaaaaatgttccTTTTATTTTTCCTAAAGATTAAAAGATGTTTCAGAtagaaaatataattgataTGTATATTGTGTTTTATTGCAAGGCTGAATACGTTCAGTACTTATACAACAAGGACTAGTAATTCTGATCCTATAATCATGCTAGTATTCATGACAATGATTCTATAAATCAATGACTGATGCTAGTCATCATGACAGTTGTCTAATACTATTAATTACAATAATTCCTTAATCATAGTCTAGCACATGTTAAGGGATTTCATTCTCTAACTCCCCCTCTCAAACTGATGGGTGAAGAGGTCACCCCAAGTTTGTCTCTAAGTTGATTGAACCGTGTATGAGTCAAGGCTTTGGTTAGGCAATCAACAATTTGATTAGCTGATGGAACATATGCAACAATGACTTTATCTTGCAGTACTTGATCTCTGATGTAGTGTACATCAACTTCAATATGCTTTGACCGAGCATGCATGACTGGATTTGAAGCTAATGCATTGGCACTCAAATTATCACACCATAGTGTTGGTTTCCTCAGTAGAGGGAGTTTCAATTCATCAAGGAGTGATCGAGTCCATGTTATTTCTGCAACTAAGTCAGCCAAGGCCCTATATTCTGACTCTGTACTGGACCTTGAGACTACTTTCTGCTTCCTTGAGGACCAAGAAACAAGTGTCTCACCAAGAAATACACAATGACCTGCCATAGATTTTCGATCATCCACACTAGTGGCCCAATCTGCATCTAAAAATCCTGCTAAGTCTAGATCAGTGGAGGGTTTAATGTGAAGGCAGTGGTGAATGGTACCTTGGAGATACATCAATATTCTCTTTATCCCTTGCCAATGATCTAGAGTGGGAGAGCTCATGAATTGACTAAGTTTGTTAACATAAAAAGCAATGTCGGGTCTGGTGTTTGTCAAATACTGCAAGGCCCCTATGGCCTGTCTAAACATAGATGGATCTTTTAGTTTCTCCCCTTCAGCTGTGAATTGCCTGCCAATTATCATAGGAGTTggatgttggaacaaaattgatttaaaaatgttagaccctaaatctataaaggttttgatgataacaaagtattaataaacaattggaaggactaaaaatttattttaagtgcgcagatataagcatcagataagctctgagtgaagctcagaggatgtgaattcagaagttcacaagcgctcagaagatgttggacttcagaagttacaaccttcagatgatgaagtcttcagaacttcttgagtgactaaagcttcatcaacctctg from Trifolium pratense cultivar HEN17-A07 linkage group LG5, ARS_RC_1.1, whole genome shotgun sequence encodes:
- the LOC123885137 gene encoding uncharacterized protein LOC123885137 isoform X3, producing the protein MGVKHVMGTGTYLGLPSMVGRSKKATFGYIKDRIWKKINSWRGRALSKAGIRWLAWDRLARPKSEGGLGFRNFQAFNMSMVAKQAWNFVAKPHTLVARIYKARWKIGDGSKIKIMSEPWLRGEDTLWMQSPQTQSMYELYVNNLLLPNVKRWDIHKIRSLFSEAVAENIIKTPLFEEVKEDQVVWQYENHGVYTVKSGYRHYIKNKSVNNNYTLEGDWGALWRSRAPPKTKHLLWRVCRDCLPTRLRLRERYVPCPSECALCVNNTEDDWHVFFGCSESRQVWNEAGLGGVIDPRIRQYDNVKAVFFDICRNETDDIAGIVATIAWSIWHNRNNWVWNGVKDTAKGVATTAAHLIGEWRAVHVIQQQHSATAAVLTQSRISDTGAASSPPIIAADPLRWQRPRDGWWKCNVDASFSQASGQTGWGWCIRNSQGVFVAAGTNMSMHKLAIVEGEAMAILEAMRQATSRGWSNIVFESDSKVVVDAIQANHHGIAELSSIILSIKLLLQCNSNFEIKFTKRQANMAAHTLARAAISWSSRMFFHYVPRCIEPFIINEMS
- the LOC123885137 gene encoding uncharacterized protein LOC123885137 isoform X4; translation: MGVKHVMGTGTYLGLPSMVGRSKKATFGYIKDRIWKKINSWRGRALSKAGIRWLAWDRLARPKSEGGLGFRNFQAFNMSMVAKQAWNFVAKPHTLVARIYKARYFPRSSLFDAKIGDNPSFVWRSIWKSRDVLVNGCRWKIGDGSKIKIMSEPWLRGEDTLWMQSPQTQSMYELYVNNLLLPNVKRWDIHKIRSLFSEAVAENIIKTPLFEEVKEDQVVWQYENHGVYTVKSGYRHYIKNKSVNNNYTLEGDWGALWRSRAPPKTKHLLWRVCRDCLPTRLRLRERNETDDIAGIVATIAWSIWHNRNNWVWNGVKDTAKGVATTAAHLIGEWRAVHVIQQQHSATAAVLTQSRISDTGAASSPPIIAADPLRWQRPRDGWWKCNVDASFSQASGQTGWGWCIRNSQGVFVAAGTNMSMHKLAIVEGEAMAILEAMRQATSRGWSNIVFESDSKVVVDAIQANHHGIAELSSIILSIKLLLQCNSNFEIKFTKRQANMAAHTLARAAISWSSRMFFHYVPRCIEPFIINEMS
- the LOC123885137 gene encoding uncharacterized protein LOC123885137 isoform X2, which produces MGVKHVMGTGTYLGLPSMVGRSKKATFGYIKDRIWKKINSWRGRALSKAGIRWLAWDRLARPKSEGGLGFRNFQAFNMSMVAKQAWNFVAKPHTLVARIYKARYFPRSSLFDAKIGDNPSFVWRSIWKSRDVLVNGCRWKIGDGSKIKIMSEPWLRGEDTLWMQSPQTQKAVAENIIKTPLFEEVKEDQVVWQYENHGVYTVKSGYRHYIKNKSVNNNYTLEGDWGALWRSRAPPKTKHLLWRVCRDCLPTRLRLRERYVPCPSECALCVNNTEDDWHVFFGCSESRQVWNEAGLGGVIDPRIRQYDNVKAVFFDICRNETDDIAGIVATIAWSIWHNRNNWVWNGVKDTAKGVATTAAHLIGEWRAVHVIQQQHSATAAVLTQSRISDTGAASSPPIIAADPLRWQRPRDGWWKCNVDASFSQASGQTGWGWCIRNSQGVFVAAGTNMSMHKLAIVEGEAMAILEAMRQATSRGWSNIVFESDSKVVVDAIQANHHGIAELSSIILSIKLLLQCNSNFEIKFTKRQANMAAHTLARAAISWSSRMFFHYVPRCIEPFIINEMS
- the LOC123885137 gene encoding uncharacterized protein LOC123885137 isoform X1, producing the protein MGVKHVMGTGTYLGLPSMVGRSKKATFGYIKDRIWKKINSWRGRALSKAGIRWLAWDRLARPKSEGGLGFRNFQAFNMSMVAKQAWNFVAKPHTLVARIYKARYFPRSSLFDAKIGDNPSFVWRSIWKSRDVLVNGCRWKIGDGSKIKIMSEPWLRGEDTLWMQSPQTQSMYELYVNNLLLPNVKRWDIHKIRSLFSEAVAENIIKTPLFEEVKEDQVVWQYENHGVYTVKSGYRHYIKNKSVNNNYTLEGDWGALWRSRAPPKTKHLLWRVCRDCLPTRLRLRERYVPCPSECALCVNNTEDDWHVFFGCSESRQVWNEAGLGGVIDPRIRQYDNVKAVFFDICRNETDDIAGIVATIAWSIWHNRNNWVWNGVKDTAKGVATTAAHLIGEWRAVHVIQQQHSATAAVLTQSRISDTGAASSPPIIAADPLRWQRPRDGWWKCNVDASFSQASGQTGWGWCIRNSQGVFVAAGTNMSMHKLAIVEGEAMAILEAMRQATSRGWSNIVFESDSKVVVDAIQANHHGIAELSSIILSIKLLLQCNSNFEIKFTKRQANMAAHTLARAAISWSSRMFFHYVPRCIEPFIINEMS